A window of the Trichocoleus sp. genome harbors these coding sequences:
- a CDS encoding aldo/keto reductase codes for MLSRQLGTNGSTVSAIGLGCMGMSDFYGPTDRTESIATIHAALDAGITLLDTGDFYGMGHNELLLHEALAGRKREDVFIAVKFGGLRAPDRSFLGFDARPAAVKNFLAYTLQRLGTDYIDLYQPARLDPTVPIEETIGAISEMVQAGYVRQIGLSEMGAETIRRAHAVHPISWLQIEYSLLSRSIEAEILPTVRELEIAITAYGVLSRGLLSGHWSKERSEQAQDFRGHLPRFSGENLDRNLSLVEALRSIAQEYNATVAQVAIAWVLSQGNDIIPLVGARRRDRLSEALGALDLHLSENDLAQIEAAIPPDAVAGDRYDAVQMGMLDSEKR; via the coding sequence ATGTTATCGCGTCAACTGGGAACGAACGGGTCAACGGTATCAGCAATCGGACTTGGCTGTATGGGGATGTCTGATTTCTACGGTCCCACCGATCGCACCGAAAGCATTGCCACAATTCATGCAGCCCTCGATGCAGGCATAACTCTGCTGGATACAGGCGACTTTTATGGCATGGGGCATAACGAACTGCTGCTGCACGAAGCCCTCGCCGGACGGAAACGAGAAGATGTCTTCATTGCGGTTAAATTTGGGGGATTGAGAGCACCCGATCGCAGCTTTCTTGGCTTTGATGCTCGTCCTGCGGCGGTGAAAAACTTCCTTGCCTATACTCTGCAACGCTTAGGAACCGATTACATCGATCTTTATCAACCCGCCCGTCTTGATCCAACAGTACCGATTGAGGAGACGATTGGCGCAATCAGCGAAATGGTGCAAGCGGGATATGTTCGTCAGATTGGGCTATCGGAAATGGGTGCAGAAACGATTCGACGTGCCCACGCGGTGCATCCGATCAGTTGGCTACAAATTGAATATTCCCTTTTAAGTCGGAGTATTGAGGCAGAGATTTTGCCAACGGTGCGTGAACTGGAGATTGCAATCACAGCGTATGGAGTACTATCACGCGGGCTGTTGAGTGGTCACTGGTCAAAGGAACGATCGGAGCAGGCACAGGATTTTCGAGGACATTTGCCGCGTTTTTCGGGTGAGAATCTCGATCGCAATCTGTCGCTTGTCGAGGCATTACGCAGCATTGCTCAGGAGTACAATGCAACCGTGGCTCAAGTGGCAATCGCCTGGGTGCTCTCACAAGGTAACGATATTATTCCACTGGTTGGCGCAAGACGGCGCGATCGTTTGAGTGAAGCATTGGGTGCATTGGATCTACATTTAAGCGAGAATGATTTAGCTCAGATTGAGGCAGCCATCCCTCCAGATGCAGTCGCGGGCGATCGTTATGATGCCGTACAGATGGGAATGCTTGACAGTGAAAAGAGGTAG
- a CDS encoding SDR family NAD(P)-dependent oxidoreductase, giving the protein MGPWRMCKAFVPLLRQSQQGRIVNVSSGAGSIASMGDSTPAYSVSKAALNAFTRCLAAELKSAGILVNAICPGWVATDMGGSGGRPVEDGAASVVWAVMLPNDGSTGGFFRDGKPVPW; this is encoded by the coding sequence ATCGGGCCCTGGCGCATGTGTAAGGCATTTGTTCCCTTATTGCGTCAGAGCCAACAGGGTCGCATTGTCAATGTTTCGAGTGGAGCTGGATCGATCGCCAGTATGGGTGACAGTACTCCTGCCTACAGCGTCTCAAAAGCGGCACTAAATGCCTTCACTCGTTGTTTGGCGGCTGAGCTTAAGAGCGCAGGGATTCTGGTCAATGCCATCTGTCCTGGCTGGGTCGCAACGGATATGGGTGGATCAGGCGGACGACCTGTAGAGGATGGGGCTGCAAGCGTGGTTTGGGCTGTTATGTTGCCCAATGATGGATCCACAGGCGGCTTCTTTCGAGATGGTAAACCTGTGCCCTGGTGA